In Nonomuraea sp. NBC_00507, the following are encoded in one genomic region:
- a CDS encoding FG-GAP repeat domain-containing protein, translated as MATQLNRQLPNWEGSMTAYRVSCARVIIATVKSRGLPVRAAQIAITTTIVESTIRNLTYGADDSVGLFQQRPSQGWGTVEQILNPVYATNKFLSKMLQFDWRNDPIGQICQQVQVSAFPGKYFDATADGVAIANAVWSMSEPAELPGNSVTGDSYTDVLAVDAAGKMLLYSNNFVRDDGQPFTGSAPREVGHGWSSSTRIIPADVTGDGFTDLLAVDAAGKMLLYSNNFVRDDGQPFTGGAPREVGHGWSSSTRIIPADVTGDGFTDLLAVDAAGKMLLYSNNFVRDDGQPFTGGAPREVGHGWSSSTRIIPADVTGDGFTDLLAVDAAGKMLLYSNNFVRDDGQPFTGGTPREVGHGWSSSTRIIPADVTGDGFTDLLAVDAAGKMLLYSNNFVRDDGQPYTGSVPREVGHGWAGSTRILT; from the coding sequence ATGGCGACGCAGTTGAACAGACAACTGCCCAACTGGGAGGGCTCGATGACGGCTTACCGGGTGTCCTGCGCCCGCGTCATCATCGCCACCGTCAAGAGTCGAGGCCTGCCGGTTCGGGCCGCACAGATTGCCATCACCACCACCATCGTCGAATCCACCATCCGCAACCTGACCTACGGCGCCGACGACAGCGTCGGGCTCTTCCAGCAGCGTCCCTCGCAAGGCTGGGGAACGGTCGAGCAGATCCTGAACCCGGTCTACGCGACGAACAAGTTCCTCAGCAAGATGCTCCAGTTCGACTGGCGAAATGATCCCATTGGGCAGATCTGCCAGCAGGTACAGGTCTCCGCCTTTCCCGGGAAGTACTTCGACGCGACAGCGGACGGCGTGGCCATAGCGAACGCGGTGTGGTCCATGTCGGAACCTGCGGAGCTACCCGGCAACAGTGTGACGGGTGACTCGTACACTGACGTGCTGGCGGTGGACGCCGCGGGCAAGATGCTGCTCTACAGCAACAACTTCGTGCGTGACGATGGTCAGCCGTTTACGGGCAGCGCGCCGCGTGAGGTCGGGCATGGCTGGAGCAGTTCGACGAGGATCATTCCGGCTGATGTCACTGGTGATGGGTTCACCGATCTGCTGGCGGTGGACGCCGCGGGCAAGATGCTGCTCTACAGCAACAACTTCGTGCGTGACGATGGTCAGCCGTTTACGGGCGGCGCGCCGCGTGAGGTCGGGCATGGCTGGAGCAGTTCGACGAGGATCATTCCGGCTGATGTCACTGGTGATGGGTTCACCGATCTGCTGGCGGTGGATGCCGCGGGCAAGATGCTGCTCTACAGCAACAACTTCGTGCGTGACGATGGTCAGCCGTTTACGGGCGGCGCGCCGCGTGAGGTCGGGCATGGCTGGAGCAGTTCGACGAGGATCATTCCGGCTGATGTGACTGGTGATGGGTTCACCGATCTGCTGGCGGTGGATGCCGCGGGCAAGATGCTGCTCTACAGCAACAACTTCGTGCGTGACGATGGTCAGCCGTTTACGGGCGGCACGCCGCGTGAGGTCGGGCATGGCTGGAGCAGTTCGACGAGGATCATTCCGGCTGATGTGACCGGTGATGGGTTCACCGATCTGCTGGCTGTGGACGCCGCGGGCAAGATGCTGCTCTACAGCAACAACTTCGTGCGTGACGATGGTCAGCCGTATACGGGAAGCGTGCCACGCGAAGTCGGGCACGGCTGGGCCGGCAGCACCCGCATCCTGACCTGA
- a CDS encoding STM4012 family radical SAM protein produces MRPYEGYVYAYPHKTAYRPLDPRPPLKEVWAGERPGALYVHIPFCEMRCGFCNLFTRTGAPEELVTAYLDTLERQAVQVRDALEETGFATAAFGGGTPTYLSAGELVRLFDLTERTMGVDLARIPLSVETSPATATPDRLSVLVERGTMRVSIGVQSFIDAEARAAVRPQKRAEVETALDTIRAAGVPVLNIDLIYGIDGQTVDSWLASIEAALTWRPEELYLYPLYVRPLTGLSKQGRAWDDQRLELYRAGRDRLAAAGYEQVSMRMFRLPGGAGTATEYCCQTDGMVGLGCGARSYTSRLHYSFEYAVEARHVRSIIDDYVGRTEFGVANVGFELSLDERKRRHLIQSLLQAEGLSRELYLDRFRTDVLADFPLEGFAEWLRVDPGAVRLTAEGLAFSDAVGPALFSPQVRRLMDEYAPC; encoded by the coding sequence ATGCGGCCGTATGAGGGCTATGTCTACGCCTATCCGCACAAGACCGCCTACCGGCCACTCGACCCGCGGCCGCCACTGAAGGAGGTGTGGGCGGGCGAACGGCCGGGTGCGCTCTACGTGCACATCCCGTTCTGCGAGATGCGGTGCGGCTTCTGCAACCTGTTCACGCGGACGGGCGCCCCGGAGGAGCTGGTCACGGCCTACCTCGACACGCTGGAACGCCAGGCGGTGCAGGTGCGGGACGCTCTGGAGGAGACCGGTTTCGCCACGGCCGCGTTCGGCGGCGGAACGCCGACCTACCTCAGCGCGGGCGAGCTGGTCCGGCTGTTCGACCTGACCGAGCGGACGATGGGCGTCGATCTCGCCCGGATCCCCTTGTCGGTGGAGACCTCCCCCGCCACCGCCACCCCGGACCGCCTGAGCGTACTGGTCGAGCGCGGGACCATGCGCGTGTCCATTGGTGTGCAGAGCTTCATCGACGCCGAGGCCCGCGCCGCCGTACGCCCGCAGAAGCGGGCCGAGGTGGAGACGGCGCTGGACACCATCCGGGCGGCGGGTGTGCCGGTGCTCAACATCGACCTGATCTACGGCATCGACGGGCAGACGGTGGACTCGTGGCTCGCCTCGATCGAGGCGGCACTGACGTGGCGGCCCGAGGAGCTCTACCTCTACCCCCTCTACGTCCGCCCGCTCACTGGGCTGAGCAAACAGGGGCGGGCCTGGGACGACCAGCGGCTGGAGCTCTACCGGGCGGGGCGCGACCGGCTGGCGGCGGCCGGATACGAGCAGGTCTCGATGCGCATGTTCCGCTTGCCCGGCGGCGCCGGGACGGCCACGGAATACTGCTGCCAGACCGACGGCATGGTGGGGCTCGGGTGCGGCGCAAGGTCGTACACGAGCCGGCTGCACTACTCGTTCGAGTACGCCGTGGAGGCGCGGCACGTGCGGTCGATCATCGACGACTACGTGGGACGGACGGAGTTCGGCGTGGCCAACGTGGGCTTCGAGCTGTCGCTCGACGAGCGCAAACGACGGCACCTCATCCAGTCGTTGTTGCAGGCAGAGGGCCTGTCGCGGGAGCTCTACCTGGACCGGTTCCGCACCGACGTCCTGGCCGACTTCCCGCTGGAAGGGTTCGCGGAGTGGCTGCGGGTGGATCCGGGCGCGGTGCGGCTGACGGCGGAGGGGCTGGCCTTCTCGGACGCGGTCGGGCCCGCGCTCTTCTCGCCGCAGGTGAGACGGCTCATGGACGAGTACGCCCCATGCTGA
- a CDS encoding arginase family protein has translation MTIITTDRDLIVLDAPSNLGLRPPAPGAVPGCYKAPWALRNAGLVRRLGAADAGAVVPPRYVATWKRGDGVRNGPAIAAYARTLADRLDEINGFPVLLGGDCSIVLGPALALRRRGRYGLAYVDAHADFRHLGNSPHVGAAAGEDLALVTGRGDDYLTDIDGLRPYVRDEDVIVLGVRDKGDVRDIAGSGTIAYLPGSDIDLGRAKEVLVREELDGFWIHVDADVLDPSVLPAVDSPTPGGLDAAQLTDLLRGLVTLPGAVGLEVTILDPDLDEDGSQAALLADILVAALAA, from the coding sequence ATGACAATAATAACCACTGACAGAGATCTGATCGTCCTCGACGCGCCCTCCAACCTCGGCCTGCGTCCGCCCGCCCCCGGCGCCGTCCCCGGCTGCTACAAGGCCCCCTGGGCACTGCGGAACGCCGGCCTGGTCCGGCGGCTCGGCGCGGCCGACGCGGGTGCGGTCGTGCCGCCCCGTTACGTGGCCACGTGGAAACGCGGCGACGGCGTGCGTAACGGGCCCGCCATCGCCGCCTATGCGCGCACGCTCGCCGATCGGCTGGACGAGATCAATGGGTTTCCCGTACTGCTGGGCGGGGACTGCTCGATCGTCCTCGGCCCCGCCCTCGCGCTGCGCAGACGCGGACGCTACGGGCTGGCGTACGTGGACGCGCACGCCGACTTCCGGCACCTGGGCAACTCCCCGCACGTCGGCGCGGCGGCCGGGGAGGACCTCGCCCTGGTGACCGGCCGTGGTGACGACTACCTCACCGACATCGACGGCTTGCGGCCGTACGTCCGGGATGAGGATGTGATCGTGCTCGGGGTGCGGGACAAGGGGGATGTGCGGGACATCGCCGGCAGCGGAACCATCGCCTACCTCCCCGGCAGCGACATTGACCTCGGCAGGGCCAAGGAGGTGCTGGTCCGGGAGGAGCTCGACGGATTCTGGATTCATGTGGACGCCGACGTGCTCGATCCCTCCGTGTTGCCCGCCGTGGACTCCCCCACCCCGGGCGGACTCGACGCCGCTCAGCTCACCGACCTGCTGCGCGGCCTGGTCACCCTTCCGGGAGCCGTGGGACTGGAGGTGACCATTCTCGACCCGGACCTGGACGAGGACGGCAGCCAGGCCGCGTTGCTGGCGGACATTCTGGTAGCGGCCCTGGCTGCCTAG
- a CDS encoding DUF6745 domain-containing protein gives METLTWERVARATGAGGDPEAAVRQAYREAGLVEPEHVLVLSSPAAGAVAAAWLTGDDARRQALEEAVPAVRGPGGADRAQALFGALRPVGEPGRSVRDVVRTQPWERARAALYAELGPTGWAALWDQTGGRLWPQVDQLVTAIRRGLADLGGEALRQVTLDAVLGQHDAPWLSAFDGLDGLKRVAECAGWWWPYERMAIITERPVELHLDELARLHRADGPAMSYSDGFALHAWHGMPVPAEFGASMGDLTPERIRNEDNAELRRVMLEHFGYDRYLAESGARPVHRDETGVLWCIDLPGDESITMVEVVNSTPEPDGTSRTYFLRVPPWVQRAREGVAWTFGIAEEDYRPERET, from the coding sequence ATGGAGACGCTGACGTGGGAGCGGGTCGCTCGGGCGACCGGCGCGGGAGGCGACCCGGAGGCGGCCGTCCGGCAGGCGTACCGCGAGGCAGGGCTCGTGGAGCCTGAGCACGTTCTCGTGCTGAGCTCGCCCGCGGCCGGGGCCGTGGCGGCGGCATGGCTGACCGGCGACGACGCCCGGCGCCAGGCCCTTGAGGAGGCGGTGCCGGCGGTGCGGGGGCCCGGCGGAGCCGACCGTGCTCAGGCGCTGTTCGGTGCACTGCGGCCGGTCGGTGAGCCGGGGCGGTCGGTGCGGGACGTCGTCCGTACGCAGCCGTGGGAGCGCGCGAGGGCAGCGCTCTACGCCGAGCTCGGGCCGACCGGTTGGGCGGCGCTCTGGGACCAGACGGGCGGACGGCTGTGGCCGCAGGTCGACCAGTTGGTCACCGCCATCCGCCGAGGGCTGGCCGACCTCGGTGGCGAGGCGCTGCGGCAGGTCACGTTGGACGCCGTGCTCGGGCAGCACGACGCCCCGTGGTTGTCGGCGTTCGACGGCCTGGACGGGCTGAAGCGGGTGGCCGAGTGCGCGGGCTGGTGGTGGCCGTACGAGCGGATGGCGATCATCACGGAGCGGCCTGTCGAGCTGCACCTCGACGAGCTCGCACGACTGCATCGCGCGGACGGGCCTGCCATGTCCTACTCCGATGGCTTCGCCCTGCACGCCTGGCACGGCATGCCCGTCCCCGCCGAGTTCGGGGCGTCGATGGGCGATCTCACGCCCGAGCGGATCCGCAACGAGGACAACGCCGAGCTGCGCCGCGTGATGCTGGAGCACTTCGGTTACGACCGCTATCTTGCCGAGTCCGGCGCCAGGCCTGTACATCGCGACGAGACCGGTGTCCTGTGGTGCATCGACCTGCCCGGCGACGAGTCGATCACCATGGTGGAGGTCGTCAACTCCACGCCCGAGCCCGACGGCACCAGCCGCACCTATTTCCTGCGGGTGCCGCCGTGGGTGCAGCGGGCGCGCGAGGGGGTCGCGTGGACGTTCGGCATCGCGGAGGAGGACTACCGGCCCGAGCGCGAGACCTGA
- a CDS encoding FG-GAP-like repeat-containing protein: MLAVPVVALSVVAVSATQASAVSRPAIVSVAQDQLGDSTRNHESPMGSGCNYYTGYFRSWKPADGCPSSDGVRWRDSDWCADFAKYVWQRAGVPYADVPEGSGGVLTGWASSFKDYGVKHGTWHAFGSGYSPQPGDAIVFDWDRSGDIDHVGIVTSANASTVYTIEGNSGDRTQSNSYSRSNTDIVGYSAPVGGTVDEPRVGNSVTGDSYADLLAVDAGGKMLLYSNNFVRDDGQPFTGSAPREVGHGWSSSTRIIPADVTGDGFTDLLAVDAAGKMLLYSNNFVRDDGQPFTGSAPREVGHGWSSTTRIIPADVTGDGFTDLLAVDAAGKMLLYSNNFVRDDGQPFTGGAPREVGHGWSSTTRIIPADVTGDGFTDLLAVDAAGKMLLYSNNFVRDDGQPFTGGAPREVGHGWSSTTRIIPADVTGDGFTDLLAVDAAGKMLLYSNNFVRDDGQPFTGGTPREVGHGWAGSTRILT; this comes from the coding sequence ATGCTGGCGGTGCCCGTCGTCGCCCTGAGTGTGGTCGCGGTCTCCGCGACGCAGGCTTCGGCGGTGTCCCGCCCGGCCATCGTCTCCGTGGCGCAGGACCAGCTCGGCGACTCCACGCGCAATCACGAATCCCCGATGGGCAGCGGCTGCAACTACTACACCGGGTACTTCCGCAGCTGGAAGCCCGCCGACGGCTGCCCGAGCAGTGACGGCGTCCGGTGGCGCGACAGCGACTGGTGCGCCGACTTCGCCAAGTACGTCTGGCAACGGGCCGGCGTTCCGTATGCCGATGTGCCCGAGGGCAGCGGAGGCGTCCTCACGGGATGGGCGTCGTCGTTCAAGGACTACGGCGTCAAGCACGGAACGTGGCACGCCTTCGGCAGCGGCTACTCACCCCAGCCCGGTGACGCCATCGTCTTCGACTGGGACCGGAGCGGCGACATCGATCACGTCGGCATCGTGACCTCGGCGAACGCGAGCACCGTCTACACGATCGAGGGCAACAGCGGCGACCGCACCCAGAGCAACTCCTACTCCCGCTCCAACACCGACATCGTTGGCTACAGCGCTCCCGTCGGAGGGACCGTTGATGAGCCAAGGGTCGGCAACAGTGTGACGGGTGACTCGTACGCTGACCTGCTGGCTGTGGACGCCGGCGGCAAGATGCTGCTCTACAGCAACAACTTCGTGCGTGACGATGGTCAGCCGTTTACGGGCAGCGCGCCGCGTGAGGTCGGGCATGGCTGGAGCAGTTCGACGAGGATCATTCCGGCTGATGTGACTGGTGATGGGTTCACCGACCTGCTGGCGGTGGATGCCGCGGGCAAGATGCTGCTCTACAGCAACAACTTCGTGCGTGACGATGGTCAGCCGTTTACGGGCAGCGCGCCGCGTGAGGTCGGGCATGGCTGGAGTAGTACGACGAGGATCATTCCGGCTGATGTGACTGGTGATGGGTTCACCGATCTGCTGGCTGTGGATGCCGCGGGCAAGATGCTGCTCTACAGCAACAACTTCGTGCGTGACGATGGTCAGCCGTTTACGGGCGGCGCGCCGCGTGAGGTCGGGCATGGCTGGAGTAGTACGACGAGGATCATTCCGGCTGATGTGACTGGTGATGGGTTCACCGATCTGCTGGCGGTGGATGCCGCGGGCAAGATGCTGCTCTACAGCAACAACTTCGTGCGTGACGATGGTCAGCCGTTTACGGGCGGCGCGCCGCGTGAGGTCGGGCATGGCTGGAGTAGTACGACGAGGATCATTCCGGCTGATGTGACCGGTGATGGGTTCACCGATCTGCTGGCGGTGGATGCCGCGGGCAAGATGCTGCTCTACAGCAACAACTTCGTGCGTGACGATGGTCAGCCGTTTACGGGCGGCACGCCGCGCGAAGTCGGGCACGGCTGGGCCGGCAGCACCCGCATCCTGACCTGA
- a CDS encoding STM4014 family protein: MLSGVRLAVVGIPGHRRVTMFRDAVLAAGLAEPYVVSWRDVLTGRELHVPEGSLLRLDSPGEDAETDALLRGPGDPARVGGGASWYAAFTAGLERVAAIGGVRLLGDVREIAVMFDKRRCHAVLSAAGVPVPLAFAISSYAELRAEMTRRGWARVFVKPVHGSSASGVIALHARGDRVQAVTSAAWGAEGGLFNSLRVRTYTSHDEVRQIVDLLAGDGLHVERWFPKASFGGKVFDLRVVTVAGVPTHAVVRMSRTPMTNLHLGGQRGDLEVVRSRPALWERVLEVCSRVAACFPGSPATGVDVMVGADWRSVMVAEVNAFGDLLPGLGDISGNGRDTYAEQVRAILPGAITPDATIAAARVL, from the coding sequence GTGCTGAGCGGTGTGCGCCTCGCCGTGGTGGGGATCCCCGGGCATCGGCGCGTGACGATGTTCCGCGACGCCGTGCTGGCCGCGGGGCTGGCTGAGCCATACGTGGTCTCCTGGCGGGACGTGCTGACCGGGCGGGAGCTCCACGTGCCCGAGGGGTCGCTGCTGCGGCTGGACTCGCCGGGCGAGGACGCCGAGACCGACGCGCTGCTGCGCGGGCCCGGGGATCCTGCGCGGGTCGGCGGAGGCGCGTCCTGGTACGCCGCCTTCACCGCCGGGCTGGAACGGGTCGCCGCGATCGGGGGCGTGCGCCTGCTCGGCGACGTCCGGGAGATCGCCGTGATGTTCGACAAACGGCGCTGCCACGCCGTGTTGTCGGCCGCGGGAGTGCCGGTCCCGCTGGCCTTCGCGATCTCCTCGTACGCCGAGCTGCGTGCGGAGATGACACGGAGGGGGTGGGCGCGGGTGTTCGTCAAGCCCGTGCACGGGTCGTCGGCGTCGGGCGTGATCGCGCTTCATGCGCGTGGTGACCGCGTCCAGGCCGTCACGTCGGCGGCCTGGGGGGCAGAGGGCGGGCTGTTCAACTCGCTGCGCGTGCGCACTTATACCTCCCATGACGAGGTGCGGCAGATCGTCGACCTCCTGGCCGGGGACGGGCTGCACGTGGAGCGGTGGTTCCCGAAGGCGTCGTTCGGCGGGAAGGTGTTCGACCTGCGGGTGGTGACCGTCGCCGGGGTTCCGACCCACGCGGTGGTGCGGATGAGCCGCACTCCCATGACGAACCTGCACCTCGGCGGGCAGCGTGGCGACCTCGAAGTGGTGCGGTCGCGGCCGGCGTTGTGGGAGCGGGTGCTGGAGGTCTGTTCACGGGTGGCCGCGTGTTTTCCCGGCAGCCCCGCCACGGGAGTGGATGTCATGGTGGGGGCGGATTGGCGCTCGGTGATGGTGGCGGAGGTGAACGCGTTCGGGGACCTGCTGCCTGGTTTGGGGGATATTTCAGGAAATGGGCGGGACACCTATGCCGAGCAGGTCCGGGCGATCCTGCCGGGGGCGATAACCCCCGACGCGACGATCGCGGCGGCGAGGGTCTTATGA
- a CDS encoding M15 family metallopeptidase — translation MSRRAQGRGGSRRLDSDVLSAQPATVNQPQEGPRDSPGSFALYGTASGKPHRCAHRVWPRSGPYSPPCSSTPESDENCYTDSTAISAEARSNRRILGNALASAGFVNYPTEWSHWSFGER, via the coding sequence GTGAGCAGAAGGGCTCAGGGGCGCGGAGGATCCCGGCGGCTGGACTCAGACGTGCTGTCCGCCCAACCCGCCACCGTCAACCAGCCGCAAGAAGGACCCCGGGACAGCCCGGGGTCCTTTGCGTTGTACGGCACCGCCTCTGGTAAGCCGCATCGCTGTGCCCATAGGGTTTGGCCAAGGTCCGGGCCCTACTCGCCGCCCTGCTCCTCGACGCCGGAGAGCGACGAGAACTGCTACACCGACTCGACCGCGATCTCCGCCGAAGCCAGGAGCAACCGCCGCATCCTGGGTAACGCCCTGGCCTCGGCCGGCTTCGTCAACTACCCCACGGAGTGGTCGCACTGGTCCTTCGGAGAGCGCTAA
- a CDS encoding STM4013/SEN3800 family hydrolase — protein MNAIVGSHDILLVTLDTLRYDVAAELAAAGQLTGLLPPGVWWERRHSPGSFTYAAHAAMFAGFLPTPVTPGPHPRLFAATFPGSETTAAGTWVFDAPDLPTGLARAGYHTVCVGGVGFFNKLTPLGSALPSLFAESHWEPEFGVTNPASLEHQIDRAAEVLRRVRERVFLFVNVSALHQPNHFYLPGATGDSLESHAAALRYVDRHIGRLYGLMRRPCLVIVCSDHGTAYGEGGHTGHRVGHDVVWTVPYAQFVLEDHAAV, from the coding sequence ATGAACGCCATTGTGGGCAGCCACGACATCCTGTTGGTGACGCTCGACACGCTGCGCTACGACGTCGCCGCCGAGCTCGCGGCCGCCGGTCAGCTGACCGGCCTCCTGCCGCCGGGCGTGTGGTGGGAGCGCAGGCACAGCCCGGGAAGCTTCACCTACGCCGCGCACGCCGCCATGTTCGCCGGTTTCCTGCCGACGCCGGTGACGCCGGGGCCGCATCCGCGGTTGTTCGCGGCCACGTTCCCCGGGAGTGAGACCACGGCCGCGGGCACGTGGGTGTTCGACGCGCCCGACCTGCCCACGGGCCTGGCCCGAGCCGGTTACCACACGGTGTGCGTGGGCGGCGTGGGCTTCTTCAACAAGCTGACGCCGCTCGGGTCCGCGCTTCCGAGCCTGTTCGCCGAGAGCCATTGGGAGCCGGAGTTCGGCGTGACGAATCCGGCATCTCTGGAGCACCAGATCGACCGGGCCGCTGAGGTGCTGCGCCGCGTACGCGAGCGGGTCTTCCTGTTCGTCAACGTGTCAGCCCTGCACCAGCCCAACCATTTCTACCTGCCCGGCGCGACCGGCGACTCGCTGGAGAGCCACGCCGCGGCCCTGCGCTACGTGGACCGGCACATCGGGCGGCTCTACGGGCTGATGCGCCGCCCTTGCCTGGTGATCGTCTGCTCGGACCACGGCACGGCGTACGGCGAGGGCGGGCACACCGGCCACCGGGTCGGCCACGACGTGGTCTGGACGGTTCCGTATGCGCAGTTCGTACTGGAGGATCATGCGGCCGTATGA
- a CDS encoding CGNR zinc finger domain-containing protein: MRQFAETGIVAIDLANTWDEYLDDPERLPDLPELRRFCRELGVGGESGIGAEHLDAVRAVRERLRAVLLAGDPPERTRALARWTAELPVRAAVEDADGLPRLRLTAPADAALAERLAVRSVADLLDLAASGDWERLRLCAARPCQDAFVDRSRPGRRQFCSTRCANRAHAAASRARHR; the protein is encoded by the coding sequence ATGCGCCAGTTCGCGGAGACGGGGATCGTGGCGATCGATCTGGCGAACACCTGGGACGAATACCTGGACGATCCCGAACGGCTGCCGGACCTGCCCGAGCTGCGCCGCTTCTGTCGTGAGCTGGGCGTGGGCGGGGAGAGCGGGATCGGCGCGGAGCATCTCGACGCGGTCCGGGCCGTGCGGGAGCGGCTGCGCGCCGTCCTCTTGGCGGGCGACCCTCCCGAACGGACGCGAGCCCTGGCCCGGTGGACCGCTGAGCTGCCGGTCCGGGCGGCCGTGGAGGATGCGGACGGCTTGCCCCGCCTCCGTCTCACCGCGCCTGCCGACGCCGCACTGGCCGAACGCCTCGCCGTCCGCTCCGTCGCCGACCTGCTCGACCTCGCCGCGTCAGGCGACTGGGAACGCCTGCGCCTGTGCGCGGCCCGACCGTGCCAGGACGCCTTCGTCGACCGCAGCCGCCCGGGCCGCCGCCAATTCTGCTCCACCCGCTGCGCCAATCGGGCCCACGCCGCCGCCTCCCGCGCCCGCCACCGATAG
- a CDS encoding STM4011 family radical SAM protein, with product MLTILYRGPLSSCDYDCAYCPFAKRRDAPEQLRADRAALERFAGWVTAQPFEVSVLFTPWGEGLVRSWYRRALVELSWLPNVTRVAIQTNLSCRTAWLSEASDRAALWVTYHPTQVAYDRFLGKIRSLPVRHSVGIVGDPAHLTHARRLRADLPPETYLWVNAEEGRLYTDAEAADWSEIDPLFHYSRFAHPSAGLPCRTGDDVISVSGDGTVRRCHFIPEVLGNLYDGSYRAALRPRPPCPAAACDCHIGYVHLEPLGLYDVFAGGILERIPHPSHRDAASVRSSAMP from the coding sequence ATGCTGACCATCCTCTACCGCGGCCCCCTGTCCAGCTGCGACTACGACTGTGCTTACTGCCCGTTCGCCAAACGGCGCGACGCCCCCGAGCAGTTGCGGGCCGACCGGGCGGCGCTGGAGCGGTTCGCGGGGTGGGTGACCGCGCAGCCGTTCGAGGTGTCGGTGCTGTTCACGCCGTGGGGCGAAGGGCTGGTCAGGTCGTGGTACAGGCGGGCGCTCGTCGAGCTCTCCTGGTTGCCGAACGTCACGAGAGTCGCCATTCAGACGAATCTCAGCTGCCGTACCGCATGGTTGTCCGAGGCGTCGGACCGGGCGGCCCTGTGGGTGACGTACCACCCGACGCAGGTCGCCTACGACCGGTTCCTCGGCAAGATCCGCTCGCTGCCGGTACGCCACAGCGTGGGCATCGTCGGCGACCCCGCGCACCTGACGCACGCGCGGCGGCTCAGGGCCGATCTGCCCCCGGAGACCTACCTCTGGGTCAACGCCGAGGAGGGCCGTCTCTACACCGACGCCGAGGCGGCCGACTGGTCGGAGATCGACCCCCTCTTCCACTACAGCCGGTTCGCGCACCCCAGTGCGGGCCTGCCGTGCCGCACCGGGGACGACGTGATCTCGGTCAGCGGCGACGGCACGGTCCGGCGCTGCCATTTCATCCCGGAGGTGCTGGGCAACCTGTACGACGGCTCGTACCGCGCGGCGTTGCGGCCCCGGCCGCCCTGCCCGGCTGCAGCTTGCGACTGCCATATCGGATATGTCCACCTAGAGCCGCTCGGGCTCTACGACGTCTTCGCCGGCGGCATCCTGGAGCGCATCCCGCACCCGAGTCACCGTGACGCCGCGAGCGTCAGGTCCTCCGCGATGCCGTAG